One window of the Niallia circulans genome contains the following:
- a CDS encoding homoserine dehydrogenase, whose translation MAKKGISETMKQKKIIITGYGTVGKEFIELLYRKKEVYIKQYQTELIVTGVVGSVGMIYEPQGLDLTILNQLPTGSIGISQYASMKDLVLESPVIQGDILVECTPTNLETGEPALSYIKKALEAKMDIVSISKGALVHSLPELLAIAKGKGCHIKYSGATAAALPTLDIGEFSLAGSTIQSIKGILNGTSNFILTSMSEGNLTFEKALQLAQENGIAEKNPDLDIKGLDSACKILLLANGLLHTNLTLEDVDIDGIDKITKADIQRAKINSCEWKLIATAKKQRDKFILQVKPEMIPPENPLIHVKGTNKGILFETEEMGAICCVGGASHPRGAAAAAMKDMINLIRQE comes from the coding sequence ATAGCAAAGAAAGGAATATCTGAAACAATGAAACAAAAAAAAATAATCATTACGGGATATGGCACAGTCGGGAAGGAATTTATCGAATTATTATATCGGAAAAAAGAAGTGTATATAAAACAGTATCAGACAGAATTGATAGTAACTGGCGTGGTTGGATCTGTAGGGATGATCTATGAACCACAAGGCCTGGATCTAACTATTTTAAATCAGCTCCCCACAGGATCGATCGGAATTTCGCAATATGCTAGTATGAAAGATTTAGTGCTTGAATCTCCAGTAATCCAAGGAGATATTCTCGTAGAGTGTACCCCTACGAATTTAGAAACAGGCGAACCAGCACTTTCTTACATAAAAAAAGCGCTCGAGGCAAAAATGGATATCGTATCTATCAGTAAAGGGGCACTTGTTCATTCCTTGCCAGAATTACTGGCAATTGCCAAAGGAAAAGGGTGTCATATTAAGTATAGTGGTGCTACGGCAGCAGCGTTGCCTACATTAGATATCGGTGAATTTAGTTTGGCAGGCAGTACCATTCAATCGATAAAAGGGATTTTGAACGGGACATCCAATTTCATCCTGACAAGTATGTCAGAGGGAAACCTGACTTTTGAAAAAGCATTACAGTTAGCACAGGAAAATGGAATTGCGGAAAAAAATCCTGATTTAGATATTAAGGGGTTGGATAGTGCATGCAAAATATTGCTATTAGCAAATGGATTACTTCATACGAATCTAACTTTAGAAGATGTGGATATCGATGGCATCGACAAGATTACGAAAGCAGATATACAGCGTGCCAAAATAAATAGCTGTGAGTGGAAGTTAATTGCAACAGCGAAAAAGCAACGAGATAAGTTTATCTTACAAGTAAAACCCGAAATGATTCCTCCTGAAAATCCGCTAATCCATGTAAAGGGAACAAATAAAGGAATCTTGTTTGAAACGGAAGAAATGGGAGCAATTTGCTGTGTTGGCGGTGCGTCACATCCAAGGGGCGCAGCGGCAGCGGCGATGAAAGATATGATTAATCTTATTCGGCAGGAATAA
- a CDS encoding RNA polymerase sigma factor, giving the protein MKDSIDTIYQTYFNDIYYFLLSLCHNHHSAEDLVQETFFRAHLYLETFQGKNVKAWLFTVAYHVFIDQFRKNKRLVVKENDFFQEKMENAQRIEETVLLKEEIQRVKTILKVLPEKQRMAVLLADFQELTTEEGAMVMNISPTYFKVLLFRGRQTIRQRGKQIRE; this is encoded by the coding sequence ATGAAGGATTCAATTGATACTATTTATCAAACTTATTTTAATGATATTTATTATTTTCTCCTTTCACTCTGCCATAATCATCATTCTGCAGAAGACTTAGTTCAAGAGACATTTTTCAGAGCACATCTCTATCTGGAAACTTTCCAAGGAAAAAATGTGAAGGCCTGGCTTTTCACGGTGGCGTATCACGTTTTTATCGATCAGTTTCGAAAAAATAAGCGACTAGTAGTCAAAGAGAATGATTTCTTTCAAGAAAAGATGGAGAACGCGCAAAGAATAGAGGAGACAGTCTTATTAAAAGAAGAGATTCAAAGAGTGAAAACCATTCTAAAAGTATTACCAGAAAAACAAAGGATGGCCGTATTACTAGCAGACTTCCAAGAGCTTACAACAGAGGAAGGTGCCATGGTAATGAACATTAGTCCAACCTACTTTAAAGTTTTACTCTTCCGAGGGAGACAAACAATAAGACAGAGGGGGAAACAAATTCGTGAGTGA
- a CDS encoding anti-sigma factor, with protein sequence MSEEYKKRLEAYKNGELSKEEAEEIERDLEKMEQYFQVFEEAEIGNPHQAAPLLIDSKKQRRIVRRGKWIARLQTALTALGLIILFTILSSIFTAVYYAWGTPDRTDVYRNIIDLTLTVTDPYGQYSGTSTATKPYFGLETTTDIEKRVGDEIYKTGEYKTNFFFSLMGVPEKKTQGVISQQQASFSFLPKESSPSEWKRLEKVKNGTVASVYLSFSELLSTNKVFDYLKDRNVEIIWFAVDTGVENRDEFGIDPIGFPNTPIWHDDDMITDSTEKEGNFWFSIESSSSSSPEYTEGDAEILHKQFLKTLAFLEPYEKKAENFYFGHLELNKRIAYMKKHGINHYGVVITGPTEEILKLKKENWIRAIHIDEIGFWNWDE encoded by the coding sequence GTGAGTGAAGAGTACAAAAAAAGGTTAGAAGCATATAAAAATGGAGAACTTTCTAAAGAGGAAGCAGAAGAAATAGAGAGAGATTTAGAAAAAATGGAGCAATATTTTCAAGTTTTTGAGGAAGCAGAAATAGGCAATCCTCATCAAGCCGCACCACTGCTGATTGATTCAAAAAAACAAAGGAGAATTGTAAGAAGAGGAAAGTGGATAGCCCGATTACAAACAGCGCTCACTGCATTAGGACTAATCATTCTTTTCACCATTCTTTCTTCCATTTTCACTGCCGTTTATTACGCTTGGGGCACTCCCGATAGAACAGATGTATACCGAAACATTATTGATTTAACCCTTACTGTAACAGATCCCTATGGGCAGTACAGTGGAACAAGTACAGCTACAAAGCCATACTTTGGACTGGAAACAACAACAGATATTGAAAAAAGAGTCGGGGATGAAATCTATAAAACGGGGGAATATAAAACAAATTTCTTCTTTTCTCTCATGGGAGTGCCTGAAAAGAAAACACAGGGAGTCATCTCCCAACAACAAGCCTCCTTTTCCTTTTTACCAAAAGAATCATCACCATCGGAATGGAAGCGACTAGAAAAAGTAAAGAATGGCACTGTTGCGTCTGTTTATCTGTCCTTCTCTGAATTATTATCAACAAATAAAGTGTTTGATTATTTAAAAGATAGAAATGTAGAAATTATCTGGTTTGCTGTTGATACAGGGGTAGAGAATAGAGACGAATTTGGTATAGACCCAATCGGGTTTCCTAATACCCCCATTTGGCATGATGATGATATGATTACAGATTCAACCGAAAAGGAAGGAAACTTTTGGTTTTCCATTGAATCGAGCTCTTCTTCTTCGCCAGAGTATACAGAAGGAGATGCGGAGATTCTCCATAAACAATTTCTAAAAACACTTGCATTTTTGGAACCCTATGAAAAAAAGGCGGAAAATTTTTATTTTGGTCATTTAGAATTAAATAAACGAATTGCTTATATGAAAAAACATGGTATTAATCATTATGGGGTTGTTATTACTGGTCCTACAGAGGAAATTCTCAAATTAAAAAAAGAAAACTGGATAAGGGCAATTCATATTGATGAAATAGGGTTTTGGAATTGGGATGAATAA
- a CDS encoding SpoVR family protein, whose product MNEVEQKELEYAIEEITEIATGFGLDFYPMRYEICPADIIYTFGAYGMPTRFSHWSFGKQFHKMKLHYDLGLSKIYELVINSNPCYAFLLDSNSLINNKLIVAHVLAHCDFFKNNVRFQNTKREMVESMAATADRIRQYEIKYGKQEVETFLDAVLAIDEHIDPSLMRPKLAWSMDDVEFVEEEEPASTPYDELWGLDDRNKPKKPKKKVAKKFPPQPEKDLLLFIENFSRELTDWQRDILTMMREEMLYFWPQLETKIMNEGWASYWHQRIVRELDLTSAEAIEFAKLNAGVVQPSKTGINPYYLGLKIFEDIEERYNNPTEEMKQRGVKPGSGREKMFEVREIESDISFLRNYLTKDLVMREDMYLFQKQGRDYKIVDKAWEQVRDQLVSMRVNGGFPYITVNDGDYNKNGELYLKHGFEGIELDLKYLEKVLPYIHQLWGRGVHMETVVEDKPLLYSYDGKALHRKYL is encoded by the coding sequence ATGAATGAGGTAGAACAAAAGGAACTGGAATATGCCATTGAAGAAATCACCGAGATTGCTACTGGATTTGGACTAGACTTTTATCCAATGAGATATGAAATTTGTCCTGCGGATATCATTTATACATTCGGTGCTTACGGAATGCCTACTCGATTTTCCCATTGGAGCTTTGGAAAGCAGTTTCATAAAATGAAATTACATTATGATTTAGGCTTATCCAAAATATATGAATTAGTCATTAACTCAAATCCTTGTTATGCTTTTTTGCTTGATAGTAACTCTTTAATAAATAATAAGCTTATCGTTGCCCATGTTTTGGCACATTGTGATTTCTTTAAAAATAATGTTCGCTTTCAAAATACCAAACGAGAAATGGTTGAAAGTATGGCTGCAACAGCTGATCGGATTCGTCAATATGAAATTAAATACGGGAAGCAGGAAGTGGAAACGTTTTTAGATGCGGTATTGGCCATTGATGAACATATTGATCCAAGCTTAATGAGACCTAAATTAGCCTGGTCTATGGACGATGTAGAGTTTGTAGAGGAAGAGGAGCCAGCAAGTACGCCTTATGATGAATTATGGGGATTAGACGACCGAAATAAACCAAAGAAGCCGAAGAAAAAGGTAGCCAAGAAATTCCCGCCCCAGCCAGAGAAGGATTTATTACTTTTTATTGAAAACTTTAGTAGAGAGCTTACCGACTGGCAAAGGGATATTTTAACGATGATGCGCGAAGAAATGCTTTATTTCTGGCCGCAATTAGAAACAAAGATTATGAATGAAGGCTGGGCATCCTATTGGCATCAGCGGATTGTTCGAGAATTAGATTTAACAAGTGCGGAAGCCATTGAATTTGCGAAGCTGAATGCTGGTGTAGTACAGCCATCTAAAACGGGTATTAATCCCTATTATCTAGGATTAAAGATATTTGAAGATATCGAGGAACGCTATAATAATCCAACAGAAGAAATGAAGCAAAGAGGTGTCAAACCGGGATCAGGACGGGAAAAAATGTTTGAAGTTCGGGAAATAGAATCAGATATTTCGTTTCTGAGAAACTATTTAACCAAAGATCTTGTCATGAGAGAAGATATGTATTTGTTCCAAAAGCAAGGAAGAGATTATAAAATTGTCGATAAGGCATGGGAACAAGTCCGAGATCAATTAGTCAGCATGCGCGTTAATGGGGGCTTTCCATATATTACAGTCAATGATGGTGATTATAATAAAAATGGCGAGTTGTACTTAAAGCATGGCTTCGAGGGAATTGAATTAGACTTGAAATATTTAGAAAAGGTTCTTCCGTATATTCATCAATTATGGGGAAGAGGCGTGCATATGGAGACGGTAGTAGAAGATAAACCGCTTCTTTATAGCTATGATGGAAAAGCGCTGCATCGGAAGTATTTATAG
- a CDS encoding penicillin-binding transpeptidase domain-containing protein, whose product MKKRWMLLLIFVLIAVVTGCNKNDPTPDERLSQYIKLWNDEKFKEMYAFLSTEAKKNVSEEEFVSRYEKIYKDLGIKDLEVTYKKPSEDEKFDKVEKAEIPFSVKMNSMAGEISFDNKAKLVKEERDKDENWYINWDTTYIFSELGPDDKISVNTIPAERGSIVDKNENPMAMNGVIYEIGLVPEQMGDNPDAVVSNLAKLLDIKKETIEKAIKADWVQPSFFVPIKKVATGDRAYLDKLFKLPGVQKQDTKGRIYPFGESAAHLIGYIGSITAEELEENKGKGYSSSDVIGKRGLEQVLEERLKGTNGEEISIKKADGSTVSLAKKDVKNGENIKLTIDADLQKKIYEKMDGEAGAATAINPQTGETLALVSSPAFDPNKMIVGLTTSDKEAYENNKLDPFTNRFKNKYAPGSVMKPLVAAAALTEGVITPEQERKITTKKWQKDKSWGGYYVTRVHTSSEPVNLADALIYSDNIYFAQTALDLGKDKFAAELKKFGFEEPFNYAYPIETSTYGKLDTEPLLADSGYGQGHVEMSVIHLATAYTPFVNGGNLITPVLLDSEEKSKVWKEKIMDESVANTISDDLQQVIESPHGTARAGKISGKTFAGKTGTAELKEKQGEKGTENGWYVTYDKGNKNLLIAMMMESVQDKGSSGYVVKKVKEIIE is encoded by the coding sequence ATGAAAAAGAGATGGATGCTTTTACTGATATTTGTATTGATAGCAGTGGTAACAGGATGCAATAAAAATGATCCTACCCCAGATGAACGGCTATCACAATATATAAAACTGTGGAATGATGAAAAATTCAAAGAAATGTATGCTTTCTTATCAACAGAAGCAAAGAAAAATGTTTCGGAAGAAGAATTTGTTTCTAGATACGAAAAAATCTATAAAGATTTAGGTATTAAAGATTTAGAGGTAACATATAAGAAGCCTTCAGAAGACGAAAAATTTGATAAAGTAGAGAAAGCAGAAATTCCATTTTCGGTTAAAATGAACAGCATGGCCGGAGAAATCAGCTTTGATAATAAGGCCAAGCTTGTAAAAGAAGAGCGAGACAAGGATGAGAATTGGTATATTAATTGGGATACTACTTATATTTTTTCTGAGTTAGGTCCTGATGATAAAATTTCAGTCAACACAATACCTGCAGAACGCGGCAGTATTGTTGATAAAAATGAAAATCCGATGGCAATGAATGGAGTTATTTATGAAATTGGACTGGTTCCAGAACAAATGGGAGATAATCCAGATGCAGTCGTAAGTAATCTAGCAAAGCTTTTGGATATTAAAAAAGAAACCATAGAGAAAGCGATCAAGGCTGATTGGGTACAACCGAGCTTTTTTGTACCAATTAAAAAAGTTGCCACAGGAGACCGTGCTTATTTAGATAAACTCTTTAAACTACCTGGTGTGCAGAAGCAGGATACTAAAGGAAGAATTTATCCATTTGGCGAAAGTGCTGCCCATTTAATTGGTTACATTGGCAGCATCACTGCAGAAGAGCTAGAGGAGAATAAAGGGAAGGGCTATTCAAGCAGTGATGTAATTGGAAAAAGAGGCTTAGAGCAAGTGCTGGAAGAACGATTGAAGGGCACGAATGGCGAAGAAATTTCTATTAAAAAAGCCGACGGTAGTACAGTTAGTTTAGCCAAAAAAGATGTAAAGAATGGCGAAAATATAAAGTTAACAATCGATGCAGACTTGCAAAAGAAAATATATGAAAAAATGGATGGCGAAGCAGGTGCAGCTACAGCTATTAATCCGCAAACAGGGGAAACACTAGCGCTAGTCAGCAGTCCCGCATTTGATCCAAACAAGATGATTGTTGGCCTGACAACATCTGACAAAGAAGCATATGAAAATAATAAGCTAGATCCTTTTACCAATCGCTTTAAAAACAAATATGCTCCTGGTTCTGTTATGAAGCCGCTTGTAGCAGCTGCTGCATTAACAGAGGGCGTTATCACTCCTGAACAGGAAAGAAAGATTACCACTAAGAAGTGGCAGAAGGATAAATCTTGGGGCGGTTATTATGTCACAAGAGTGCATACAAGCTCAGAGCCTGTAAATCTCGCAGATGCTTTGATATATAGTGATAACATTTACTTTGCGCAAACAGCACTTGACTTAGGCAAAGATAAATTTGCAGCAGAACTAAAAAAATTCGGGTTTGAAGAACCGTTTAATTATGCTTACCCAATTGAAACATCTACCTATGGTAAATTAGATACGGAGCCGCTTTTAGCAGACTCAGGATATGGCCAAGGGCATGTGGAAATGAGCGTGATTCATCTTGCGACAGCATACACACCATTTGTGAACGGTGGAAATTTAATAACACCTGTATTATTAGATAGTGAAGAGAAGAGTAAGGTTTGGAAAGAAAAAATCATGGATGAATCAGTAGCCAATACCATTTCAGACGACTTACAACAGGTTATTGAAAGTCCTCACGGTACAGCACGTGCCGGAAAAATAAGCGGCAAGACATTCGCAGGAAAAACAGGTACAGCTGAATTAAAAGAAAAGCAAGGCGAAAAAGGAACAGAAAACGGCTGGTATGTTACCTATGATAAAGGCAATAAGAATCTCTTGATTGCAATGATGATGGAAAGCGTACAAGATAAAGGCAGCTCCGGATACGTTGTGAAAAAGGTGAAAGAGATAATAGAATAA
- a CDS encoding thiol-disulfide oxidoreductase DCC family protein — MIVLFDGVCNLCNKSVQFIIKRDPVNQFSFASLQSETGKDLLKKYHLSEVDSVILLKDDKYYTESDAALEICSHLTGGWKLLAIFKVIPPFIRDPLYRIIARNRYKWFGKQDSCMLPTEEMKKRFFE; from the coding sequence ATGATTGTGTTATTTGATGGAGTTTGTAATTTATGCAACAAAAGTGTGCAGTTTATTATTAAAAGAGATCCAGTTAACCAATTTTCCTTTGCTTCCTTACAGAGCGAAACGGGCAAAGATCTATTGAAGAAATATCATTTATCTGAGGTTGATAGTGTCATCCTTTTGAAAGATGATAAATACTATACAGAATCGGATGCTGCTTTAGAAATTTGCAGCCATCTTACAGGTGGATGGAAGCTTCTAGCTATTTTTAAAGTAATCCCGCCATTCATCAGAGACCCTCTTTATCGAATTATTGCTAGAAATCGTTATAAATGGTTTGGCAAACAAGATTCCTGTATGCTCCCAACAGAAGAAATGAAAAAGCGTTTTTTCGAATAA
- a CDS encoding helix-turn-helix domain-containing protein: protein MDFSAVGEKIKELRKQMGLSQKELSHNICTQAQISKIEKGEVLPLSSTLYLISKRLGVDVNYFFDIGTTPRLDYVEETFRQLKAARRNTDYHTIKQIVKAEEKNPLFTHHKKNYQLLLWHKAIYVFEIDRDFNRAVKIINEAIKLTFDTVFTEREIEIFISKGIFHYEEGFIDDSLTIYEQAFKAINQLPYLQDDTIKSRLYFNIAKSLTDQSRYDASITYCKEGIDWAIQQDNLYLLAHFHYHIGYNYELQKNFDLAIPYMQDALMIFQLVKDHRYTDYIEGKIRSWQT from the coding sequence TTGGATTTTTCAGCGGTTGGGGAAAAAATCAAGGAATTACGAAAGCAAATGGGACTATCACAAAAGGAACTTTCTCACAATATTTGTACACAAGCGCAAATAAGCAAGATTGAAAAAGGAGAAGTACTTCCATTGTCCTCTACTCTTTATCTTATATCGAAACGATTGGGAGTAGACGTAAATTACTTCTTCGATATTGGTACGACCCCTAGACTAGATTATGTGGAAGAAACTTTTCGGCAACTAAAAGCAGCTAGAAGAAATACTGATTATCACACAATAAAACAGATTGTAAAAGCAGAAGAAAAAAATCCTTTATTTACGCACCATAAAAAAAACTATCAATTGTTGCTTTGGCATAAGGCGATTTATGTATTTGAAATCGACCGTGATTTTAATCGAGCAGTAAAGATTATTAATGAAGCAATTAAACTTACCTTTGACACTGTTTTCACGGAAAGAGAAATAGAAATCTTTATTAGCAAAGGAATCTTCCACTATGAAGAAGGATTTATTGATGATTCTTTGACCATTTATGAACAAGCCTTTAAAGCGATCAACCAACTACCCTATTTACAGGATGATACGATTAAAAGCAGATTATATTTTAATATCGCAAAATCCTTAACAGATCAATCAAGGTACGATGCATCCATTACCTATTGTAAGGAAGGTATCGATTGGGCGATCCAACAGGATAACCTTTATTTGCTGGCTCACTTTCACTATCATATCGGATATAACTATGAATTACAAAAGAATTTTGACCTAGCTATTCCTTATATGCAAGATGCACTCATGATTTTCCAATTAGTAAAAGATCATCGTTATACTGATTATATCGAAGGAAAAATCCGCAGCTGGCAAACATAA
- a CDS encoding LysM peptidoglycan-binding domain-containing protein, whose protein sequence is MKKKVTVLATTAILSTTFAANASASTYVVKKGDTLGQIAKKFNTTVNDIKSQNNLSSDLILINQKLSIGDDSKSSSDTTKASKSSTKTSSSAKTYKVVSGDSLIKIANKHSISLGELQQWNNLSSSLIYPGDILYVSKPGNSNSNPSSNSGSSSSNSNTAVKETTTASTGTYTIKSGDSLSKIASSYKMSVSQLKQLNNLKSDLIFPGQKLKVTASEKATDTGNSNSNPSSNSGNNSNTAVKENTAASTGTYTVVSGDSLSKIASSYKMSVSQLQQLNNLKSDLIFPGQKLKVTASEKVTNTGNSNSSSSKPTLISNGNNGQSYASKVVSVSKSLVGIPYVWAGSTTAGFDCSGFVYYVLNQSGKSIGRYSAEGYYDRSYYVDVPAVGDIVYFKNTYKQGISHLGIYIGNNEFIHADSSGVRVTSLDNSYYKEHFDSFKRLY, encoded by the coding sequence ATGAAGAAGAAAGTCACAGTATTGGCAACTACCGCTATTCTGTCAACCACTTTCGCAGCGAACGCCTCCGCTAGTACTTATGTAGTAAAAAAGGGGGATACTTTAGGACAGATTGCGAAGAAATTCAATACGACTGTTAATGACATAAAGTCGCAAAATAATCTTTCATCAGACCTTATTTTAATCAATCAAAAATTATCTATTGGCGATGATTCAAAATCTAGCAGCGATACAACTAAAGCTAGTAAATCTTCTACAAAGACAAGCTCAAGTGCCAAAACATATAAAGTCGTTTCAGGGGATTCTCTTATTAAAATAGCAAATAAGCATTCTATATCTTTAGGAGAGTTACAGCAATGGAACAATCTATCCTCTTCGCTTATTTATCCTGGTGATATTTTATATGTTTCCAAACCTGGTAATTCTAATTCCAACCCATCTAGTAATTCTGGAAGTTCTAGCAGTAACAGCAACACAGCTGTAAAGGAAACTACAACTGCTTCTACAGGAACTTATACGATTAAAAGCGGAGATAGTTTAAGTAAAATTGCCTCTTCGTATAAAATGTCTGTAAGCCAACTAAAGCAATTAAATAACCTAAAATCTGATTTGATTTTCCCAGGACAAAAGTTGAAGGTTACTGCCTCTGAAAAGGCAACTGACACTGGAAATTCTAATTCCAACCCATCTAGTAATTCTGGAAATAACAGCAATACAGCTGTAAAAGAAAATACGGCAGCTTCTACAGGAACTTATACGGTTGTAAGCGGAGATAGTTTAAGTAAAATTGCCTCTTCGTATAAAATGTCTGTAAGCCAACTACAGCAATTAAATAATCTAAAATCTGATTTGATTTTCCCAGGACAAAAATTGAAGGTTACTGCCTCTGAAAAAGTAACTAACACTGGTAATTCTAATTCTTCTTCCAGTAAACCGACCCTTATTTCTAACGGAAACAATGGACAATCCTATGCTTCCAAAGTCGTTTCTGTCTCTAAAAGTTTAGTTGGCATTCCATATGTTTGGGCAGGCTCAACTACTGCAGGGTTTGATTGCAGCGGATTTGTTTACTATGTGTTAAATCAAAGCGGTAAATCTATTGGACGTTATTCTGCTGAAGGCTACTATGACCGCAGCTATTATGTAGATGTGCCAGCTGTTGGAGATATTGTCTATTTTAAAAATACCTACAAACAAGGTATCTCTCACTTGGGTATTTATATTGGCAACAATGAATTTATTCACGCGGACTCAAGCGGCGTTCGTGTTACAAGTTTAGATAACTCATACTATAAAGAGCATTTTGATAGTTTCAAACGTTTATATTAA